A part of Melittangium boletus DSM 14713 genomic DNA contains:
- a CDS encoding SMP-30/gluconolactonase/LRE family protein, which translates to MRVAALALALFVCACETPGALEPDRPAGIERGPRALPLDADPNGIRWDAASRTLFLADDQNNRVLQWTDAGGVSLVAELPPAPANGAGLGDLVRMPDGTLVVVRFGGGTAGDVVFVRPDGSSGTVPGLKPERRRIGLTLAQDGQLYVTYFVRVNNVNVGSVARLTLDGTEQEVIGALQKPVGVLAVGDSLFVSDQLAGKIYRAPLASPQEYTTYATLPSPDLLALGPDGSLLTGSREGKVFRITSSGEVRVLAAGFQQPHGLAYDAENRRLFIADHDGDTSNGTTHFLQIIPAE; encoded by the coding sequence ATGCGTGTCGCCGCGCTCGCGCTGGCGCTGTTCGTCTGTGCCTGTGAAACCCCGGGAGCCCTCGAGCCGGATCGGCCCGCGGGCATCGAGCGGGGCCCCCGGGCGCTGCCCCTGGACGCGGATCCCAATGGCATCCGCTGGGACGCCGCCTCGAGGACGCTCTTCCTCGCGGATGATCAGAACAACCGCGTCCTCCAGTGGACGGACGCGGGGGGCGTGTCGCTCGTGGCCGAGCTGCCGCCCGCTCCGGCCAATGGCGCGGGCCTGGGAGACCTGGTGCGCATGCCGGATGGGACGCTCGTCGTCGTGCGCTTCGGCGGAGGCACCGCGGGCGATGTCGTCTTCGTCCGGCCGGATGGCTCGTCCGGCACCGTGCCCGGGCTCAAGCCGGAGCGCCGCCGCATCGGCCTGACGCTCGCCCAGGATGGCCAGCTCTACGTCACCTACTTCGTGCGCGTGAACAACGTGAACGTGGGCTCGGTGGCGCGGCTCACCCTGGACGGCACGGAGCAGGAAGTCATCGGCGCGTTGCAGAAGCCCGTGGGCGTGCTCGCCGTGGGGGACTCGCTCTTCGTGAGCGATCAGCTCGCCGGGAAGATCTACCGCGCGCCCCTGGCCTCGCCCCAGGAGTACACGACGTACGCGACCCTGCCGAGCCCGGATCTGCTCGCGCTGGGGCCGGACGGCTCGCTGCTCACCGGCAGCCGCGAGGGCAAGGTGTTCCGCATCACCTCCTCGGGCGAGGTGCGCGTCCTGGCCGCGGGCTTCCAGCAGCCGCACGGACTGGCCTACGACGCGGAGAACCGGCGCCTCTTCATCGCGGATCACGATGGGGACACGTCCAACGGCACCACCCACTTCCTCCAAATCATCCCGGCCGAATGA
- the modA gene encoding molybdate ABC transporter substrate-binding protein yields the protein MNPIVKGSLVAGILLVVSAGVVTGLRGGEAAGETPSAEASSRPRLTIAAASDLKFALDEFLKDFRTRNPEADIQVTYGSSGNFLAQISQGAPFDVFLSADVAYPRKLVEQGLVDGDVFLYGVGRLVVWVPRDSPLPVETRGLQAVSDPAARRIAIANPQHAPYGRAAEAALKSQGLFDSVKDRLVLGENIAQTAQFVQSGAADVGLIALALALAPAMKDAGRYVEVPLDAYPRMEQGGALLKKARDPALARRFRDTLHGEEGKALLRRYGFFMPGE from the coding sequence ATGAATCCAATCGTGAAGGGCTCGCTCGTGGCGGGCATCCTGCTCGTCGTGAGCGCGGGTGTCGTGACGGGTCTGCGCGGCGGCGAGGCGGCCGGAGAGACCCCCTCCGCGGAGGCCTCGTCCAGGCCCCGATTGACCATCGCCGCGGCCTCGGACTTGAAGTTCGCGCTGGACGAGTTCTTGAAGGACTTCCGGACGCGCAACCCCGAGGCCGACATCCAGGTCACCTATGGCTCCTCGGGCAACTTCCTCGCGCAGATCTCCCAAGGGGCGCCCTTCGACGTCTTCCTGTCCGCGGACGTGGCCTATCCGCGCAAGCTCGTCGAGCAGGGACTGGTGGACGGAGACGTCTTCCTCTACGGCGTGGGCCGGCTGGTGGTGTGGGTGCCCCGGGACTCGCCCCTGCCCGTGGAGACGCGGGGCCTCCAGGCCGTGAGCGACCCCGCCGCCCGGCGCATCGCCATCGCCAATCCCCAGCACGCCCCCTACGGCCGCGCGGCCGAGGCGGCCTTGAAGAGCCAGGGCCTCTTCGACTCCGTGAAGGATCGGCTGGTGCTGGGGGAGAACATCGCGCAGACCGCCCAGTTCGTGCAGAGCGGCGCCGCGGACGTGGGGCTCATCGCCCTGGCCCTGGCGCTCGCGCCGGCCATGAAGGACGCGGGCCGCTACGTGGAGGTCCCCCTGGACGCCTATCCCCGCATGGAACAAGGAGGCGCGCTGCTGAAGAAGGCGCGGGATCCCGCGCTGGCGCGGCGATTCCGTGACACGCTGCATGGAGAGGAGGGCAAGGCCCTGCTGCGCCGCTACGGCTTCTTCATGCCCGGAGAGTGA
- a CDS encoding response regulator transcription factor, with protein sequence MASNQVDVRVGLLEGPWAAWQGLAEGLKGEGLNVLWVTRDVRTLLDGIGTDPPQVAILDVEPTSDAGMGCSGMEGLNLLREARKRRLEVRMLVLSSANAQDFISQCFDEGASGYLFRQSLTSNAVSTAVNALVRGERLFPVQLLRNDFEHPPVASATASVLLTLTQREREVLAYVAGGADNLKIAAHLQIAERTVKSHVTQLYRKLGAENRTQLALRACHLGVRPPPDL encoded by the coding sequence ATGGCATCAAATCAAGTGGATGTGCGCGTTGGCTTGTTGGAAGGACCGTGGGCGGCCTGGCAGGGCCTGGCCGAGGGCCTCAAGGGAGAAGGCCTCAACGTCCTGTGGGTGACGCGTGACGTGAGGACGCTCCTGGATGGCATCGGGACGGATCCTCCGCAGGTGGCCATCCTCGACGTGGAGCCGACCAGCGACGCGGGCATGGGTTGCTCGGGCATGGAAGGGCTCAACCTGCTGCGCGAGGCGCGCAAGCGCCGGCTGGAGGTGCGCATGCTGGTGCTCTCCTCGGCCAATGCCCAGGACTTCATCTCGCAGTGCTTCGACGAGGGGGCCTCGGGCTACCTCTTCCGCCAGAGCCTGACGTCCAACGCGGTGAGCACCGCGGTCAACGCCCTGGTGCGCGGCGAGCGGCTCTTCCCGGTGCAACTGCTGCGCAATGACTTCGAGCACCCGCCCGTGGCCTCCGCCACGGCGAGCGTGCTGCTCACCCTCACCCAGCGTGAGCGCGAGGTGCTCGCGTACGTGGCCGGGGGCGCGGACAACTTGAAGATCGCCGCCCACCTGCAGATCGCCGAGCGCACCGTGAAGTCGCACGTGACCCAGCTCTACCGCAAGCTCGGCGCGGAGAACCGCACCCAGCTCGCCCTGCGCGCCTGCCACCTGGGCGTCCGGCCGCCGCCGGATCTCTAA
- a CDS encoding helix-turn-helix transcriptional regulator has protein sequence MAPSPPTPDSLLTTQEVAALLRIHPKHVYRLLKRGLPARRAGGKWLFPREEVLRWAEQSPRARAEPPTEESVPAPLLAANGDLAVEALLTEHSAQGHPLVGFVLADRTRALSLLEAGQVLAAGWHGVLPPGRRGLARLHLVHREVGLVAAPGRQPPALERLSRVRFASRPPTAGVRHHLDELLHTEGLDTGAVHRRATLHASHRDVACAVARGEADVGLASRAWASRLGLSFRSLGHEDYGLVIPSARLGDPAVVGLCETAQGSALRRALRGIAGYEPGDTGQLKLLSEGKKSR, from the coding sequence GTGGCCCCCTCTCCTCCAACGCCGGATTCCCTGCTCACCACCCAGGAGGTGGCGGCGCTGCTGCGCATCCACCCCAAGCACGTCTACCGGCTGTTGAAGCGGGGCCTGCCCGCGCGTCGAGCCGGGGGAAAATGGCTCTTCCCGCGCGAGGAAGTGCTGCGCTGGGCGGAGCAATCGCCGCGCGCCCGCGCCGAGCCGCCCACCGAGGAATCCGTGCCCGCCCCGCTCCTGGCCGCGAATGGAGACCTCGCGGTGGAAGCGCTCCTGACGGAGCACTCGGCCCAGGGCCATCCGCTCGTGGGCTTCGTGCTCGCGGACCGCACCCGGGCCCTGTCGCTGCTGGAGGCGGGCCAGGTGCTCGCGGCCGGCTGGCATGGCGTGCTTCCTCCCGGACGCCGGGGCCTGGCGCGACTGCACCTCGTGCACCGCGAGGTGGGCCTCGTCGCCGCGCCCGGCCGTCAGCCACCGGCGCTCGAGCGGCTGTCCCGGGTGCGGTTCGCGAGCCGTCCACCCACCGCGGGCGTCCGGCACCACCTGGACGAACTGCTCCACACGGAAGGCCTGGACACCGGGGCCGTCCACCGCCGCGCGACCTTGCACGCCTCGCACCGGGACGTGGCCTGCGCGGTGGCCCGGGGCGAAGCGGACGTGGGCCTCGCGTCCCGGGCCTGGGCCTCGCGGCTCGGGCTGTCGTTCCGCTCGCTCGGACACGAGGACTATGGGCTCGTCATCCCCTCGGCCCGGCTCGGGGATCCCGCCGTGGTGGGGCTGTGTGAAACCGCACAGGGGTCCGCCCTCCGCCGCGCCCTCCGGGGCATTGCCGGCTACGAGCCGGGGGACACCGGCCAGTTGAAACTCCTCTCCGAAGGGAAGAAGTCGCGATGA
- the modB gene encoding molybdate ABC transporter permease subunit — protein sequence MDHAALWLSLRLAGWTTIILLGVGLPIAWWLARSHWRWKFLVEALVALPLVLPPTVLGFYLLLAMGPRGPLGPAFEALAGHSLPFSFEGLLLASVLYSLPFAVQPFTAALAGVDPRLIEASWCLGVSRARTFVRVVLPLAATGILSGMVLTFAHTLGEFGVVLMVGGNLEGRTRTASIAIYDSVQALDYAAAGRTSLVLLVVSFAVLALTYGVRRGGGAPWGPPRS from the coding sequence GTGGATCACGCCGCGCTGTGGTTGAGCCTGCGCCTGGCGGGCTGGACGACGATCATCCTGCTCGGAGTGGGACTGCCCATCGCGTGGTGGCTGGCCCGCTCCCACTGGCGCTGGAAGTTCCTGGTGGAGGCGCTGGTGGCGCTTCCCCTCGTGTTGCCCCCCACGGTGCTCGGCTTCTACCTGTTGCTCGCGATGGGGCCGAGGGGGCCCCTGGGGCCCGCCTTCGAGGCGCTCGCCGGACACTCGCTGCCCTTCAGCTTCGAGGGCCTGCTGCTGGCGTCGGTGCTCTACAGCCTGCCCTTCGCCGTGCAGCCCTTCACCGCGGCGCTCGCGGGCGTGGATCCGCGCCTCATCGAGGCCTCGTGGTGTCTGGGCGTCTCGCGCGCGCGGACCTTCGTGCGCGTGGTGCTGCCCCTGGCCGCCACGGGCATCCTCTCCGGCATGGTGCTCACGTTCGCGCACACCCTGGGCGAGTTCGGCGTGGTGTTGATGGTGGGCGGCAACCTGGAGGGCCGCACGCGCACGGCCTCCATCGCCATCTATGACTCGGTGCAGGCGCTGGACTACGCGGCGGCGGGCCGCACGTCGCTCGTGCTGCTCGTCGTGTCCTTCGCCGTACTGGCGCTCACCTACGGGGTGCGGCGCGGAGGAGGTGCGCCCTGGGGGCCGCCACGCTCGTAG
- a CDS encoding response regulator — protein sequence MSANAVWAQRQESGQAGQGVFWGEPRRQALVYPGQVLLIESLKARCQAIRDMLERERFGCGVVQDAREVAPLAERLLLGQHRMPELLICNARMLDDAGLAALVRLSTSRPHLPIIVFSVFSNPRLRASMARLRGACVFDQHFGLGDLRDACLALSTFSRRSL from the coding sequence ATGAGCGCCAACGCGGTATGGGCCCAGCGGCAAGAGTCCGGACAAGCGGGCCAGGGTGTCTTCTGGGGAGAGCCTCGGAGGCAGGCCCTGGTCTACCCGGGGCAGGTGTTGTTGATCGAGAGTCTGAAGGCGCGCTGCCAGGCCATCCGCGACATGCTCGAGCGCGAGCGCTTCGGGTGTGGGGTGGTGCAGGACGCGCGGGAAGTGGCCCCCCTGGCCGAGCGCCTGTTGCTCGGGCAGCACCGGATGCCGGAGCTCCTCATCTGCAACGCGCGCATGCTCGACGACGCGGGGCTGGCGGCGCTCGTGCGGCTGAGCACGAGCCGTCCCCACCTGCCCATCATCGTCTTCAGCGTCTTCAGCAACCCCCGGCTGCGTGCGAGCATGGCGCGGCTGCGCGGCGCGTGCGTATTCGATCAGCACTTCGGCCTGGGAGATCTGCGCGATGCCTGCCTGGCGTTGAGCACCTTCTCCCGCAGGAGTCTGTAG
- a CDS encoding WecB/TagA/CpsF family glycosyltransferase, whose protein sequence is MNGVMGLGPPKAGPLAPGAESEARSLPTSARRIFIGRVPVDSGRLEDVLGRVARLVESGQGGRVILPDVDHVVRAEREEALREALATAELSLAGSPALVRAAERLGSPLVEPRSGAQWLPPLAGLARERAWRVVVVSDRPNLSERAAGVLRDTHGLLAVGVAAPDMPGDGQGPGVERLIERIALTRPDLVWVSLATPTQELFCLRAAAQLPRAVLVGTGPALESLARSLPGSRRRNPWWAPVRWLRQRWAFLRVLASMAPLPAR, encoded by the coding sequence ATGAACGGGGTGATGGGGCTGGGGCCGCCCAAGGCGGGGCCCCTGGCTCCCGGGGCGGAGTCGGAGGCGCGAAGCCTGCCGACGAGTGCGCGGCGGATCTTCATTGGACGGGTGCCGGTGGATTCCGGGCGCCTGGAGGATGTGTTGGGCCGCGTCGCGCGGCTCGTCGAGAGCGGGCAGGGCGGGCGGGTGATCCTGCCCGACGTGGATCACGTGGTGCGGGCCGAGCGCGAGGAGGCCTTGCGCGAGGCGCTCGCCACGGCGGAGCTGTCCCTCGCGGGAAGTCCGGCCCTGGTACGGGCCGCGGAGCGGTTGGGCTCGCCCCTGGTGGAGCCGCGCTCGGGGGCGCAGTGGTTGCCGCCCCTGGCCGGACTGGCGCGCGAGCGGGCCTGGCGGGTGGTCGTCGTGTCGGATCGTCCGAACCTCTCCGAGCGGGCCGCGGGCGTGCTGCGCGACACCCATGGGCTGCTGGCCGTGGGCGTGGCCGCGCCAGACATGCCGGGCGATGGCCAGGGTCCGGGGGTGGAGCGGCTGATCGAGCGCATCGCCTTGACCCGGCCCGATCTGGTGTGGGTGTCCCTGGCGACGCCCACGCAGGAGCTGTTCTGCCTGCGGGCCGCCGCCCAGTTGCCGCGCGCGGTGCTGGTGGGAACGGGTCCCGCGCTGGAGTCCCTGGCGCGGAGCCTTCCTGGAAGCCGGCGCCGCAACCCATGGTGGGCACCCGTGCGGTGGTTGCGTCAGCGGTGGGCCTTCCTGCGCGTCCTGGCGAGCATGGCCCCCCTCCCGGCGCGCTGA
- a CDS encoding response regulator transcription factor, with protein MNPPSILIVEDDANLRLALADNLRDEGYEVAVAAHAREAEPLLRARTFDLLLLDVMLPGEDGYAFCRRLRAQGVRSMVMMLTARSLEDDLVRGFEAGAQDYLTKPYRLRELLARVGALVRRTGGEPPQVLSFAGFHMDLARRALSRADGGEIELTRTEFDLLAFLLKHRDRALTRAEILDAVWGQDVVVDPRTVDNFVSNLKKKLGWTSASAFTIHTLRGVGYRLELESMTKP; from the coding sequence ATGAACCCTCCCTCCATCCTCATCGTCGAGGACGACGCGAACCTCCGGCTCGCGCTGGCCGACAACCTGCGCGACGAGGGCTACGAGGTGGCCGTGGCCGCCCACGCCCGCGAGGCCGAGCCCCTGCTGCGCGCTCGCACGTTCGATCTGCTCCTGCTCGACGTCATGCTCCCGGGCGAGGACGGCTACGCCTTCTGCCGGCGGCTGCGCGCCCAGGGCGTGCGCTCCATGGTGATGATGCTGACGGCGCGCTCGCTGGAGGACGACCTCGTGCGGGGTTTCGAGGCGGGCGCCCAGGACTACCTCACCAAGCCCTACCGCTTGCGCGAGCTGCTCGCCCGGGTGGGGGCGCTCGTGCGGCGCACTGGGGGGGAGCCTCCCCAGGTGCTGTCCTTCGCGGGCTTCCACATGGACCTGGCGCGGCGGGCGCTCAGCCGAGCGGATGGCGGGGAGATCGAGCTGACGCGCACGGAGTTCGACCTGCTCGCCTTCCTGCTCAAGCACCGCGATCGCGCCCTCACCCGGGCGGAGATCCTCGACGCGGTGTGGGGCCAGGACGTGGTGGTGGACCCCCGTACGGTGGACAACTTCGTCTCCAACCTGAAGAAGAAGCTCGGCTGGACGAGTGCTTCCGCCTTCACCATCCACACCCTGCGCGGCGTGGGCTACCGCCTGGAGCTGGAGTCCATGACGAAACCATGA
- a CDS encoding energy transducer TonB, translating into MFQSVIHQSGVSAGRFGTGVWVSLFLHAGVFGALLGMSHQADPTPIKEPEIVIEPMRLPPKGNPNPPADKALEVAPKPKPKPKPKELVQPKNVKPLPAVEPKAVEPEPTAEPVDPSLPYIPGSHPEGDPTDKAIPGIPFIAGLIPDSAPGGTGEDVVPFGAGMTPPRLLSAGVPLEYTEQARQAHVQGMVVIRCTITREGSVENCRVIKGQPFMDEAVVASLTSRRYAPLTFQGRTVNVSYTFNVNLRMP; encoded by the coding sequence GTGTTCCAGTCGGTCATCCATCAGTCGGGAGTGAGCGCCGGTCGCTTCGGCACCGGAGTCTGGGTTTCCTTGTTCCTGCACGCCGGGGTGTTTGGCGCCCTGCTGGGCATGTCCCACCAGGCGGACCCGACCCCGATCAAGGAGCCCGAGATCGTCATCGAGCCGATGCGGCTGCCTCCCAAGGGCAACCCCAACCCGCCCGCCGACAAGGCCCTGGAAGTGGCGCCCAAGCCCAAGCCGAAGCCCAAGCCGAAGGAGTTGGTGCAGCCCAAGAACGTCAAGCCCCTGCCCGCGGTGGAGCCCAAGGCCGTGGAACCCGAGCCCACCGCGGAGCCCGTGGATCCGTCCCTGCCGTACATCCCGGGCAGCCACCCCGAAGGGGATCCCACGGACAAGGCCATCCCCGGCATCCCGTTTATCGCCGGCCTGATCCCCGACAGCGCCCCCGGTGGAACGGGAGAGGACGTGGTGCCGTTCGGCGCGGGCATGACGCCGCCGAGGCTCCTCTCCGCGGGCGTGCCCTTGGAGTACACCGAGCAGGCGCGCCAGGCCCACGTCCAGGGAATGGTGGTCATCCGCTGCACCATCACCCGCGAGGGCTCGGTCGAGAACTGCCGCGTCATCAAGGGCCAGCCCTTCATGGACGAAGCGGTGGTCGCCTCCCTGACGAGCCGCCGCTACGCGCCGCTGACCTTCCAGGGCCGGACCGTCAACGTGAGCTACACCTTCAACGTGAACCTCCGGATGCCTTGA
- a CDS encoding ABC transporter ATP-binding protein has protein sequence MQAELELEATPGRVMVLFGPSGAGKSTVLRCLAGLERPDHGRVLFHGEPWCDTRARVFLPPQARRVGLLFQDYALFPHLTTERNVQYGLGALPESERRERSRALFSLLGLGGLEHRLPRELSGGQQQRVALARALAIRPRLLLLDEPLSALDAPSREHLRGELRRLLRELGIPTVVVTHDRLEALALGDDLVAMEAGRVCQVGPVADVFNHPAELSVARMTGIETVLPGRVLRREGGLATVQAGPHTLTALEPTPGGDSVFVCLRAEDVTLGPPEASPTSARNRLPCTVVSISPEGALVRVALDAGFPLVARVTRVSCEELGLAEGRPVTATFKAPAVRLVPHA, from the coding sequence ATCCAGGCGGAGCTGGAGCTGGAGGCCACGCCGGGCCGGGTGATGGTGCTCTTCGGACCCTCGGGCGCGGGGAAGAGCACGGTGCTGCGCTGCCTCGCGGGGTTGGAGCGGCCCGATCACGGCCGCGTCCTCTTTCACGGAGAGCCCTGGTGCGACACCCGCGCCCGCGTCTTCCTGCCGCCCCAGGCGAGGAGGGTGGGCCTGCTCTTCCAGGACTACGCCCTCTTCCCCCACCTCACCACCGAGCGCAACGTCCAGTACGGCCTGGGCGCCCTGCCCGAGTCCGAGCGGCGCGAGCGCTCGCGCGCCCTCTTCTCGCTCCTGGGACTGGGAGGGCTGGAGCACCGCCTGCCCCGGGAGCTCTCCGGAGGGCAGCAACAGCGGGTGGCCCTGGCACGGGCGCTCGCCATCCGGCCGCGGCTGCTGCTCCTGGACGAGCCCCTGTCGGCACTGGACGCGCCCTCTCGGGAACACCTCCGGGGGGAGCTGCGGCGGCTGCTGCGCGAGCTGGGCATTCCCACCGTGGTGGTGACGCATGATCGACTGGAAGCGCTCGCGCTGGGCGACGATCTGGTGGCCATGGAGGCGGGCCGGGTGTGTCAGGTGGGGCCCGTGGCCGACGTGTTCAACCACCCCGCGGAGCTCTCGGTGGCGAGGATGACGGGCATCGAGACGGTGCTGCCCGGCCGGGTGCTGCGGCGCGAGGGAGGACTGGCCACGGTGCAAGCCGGGCCCCACACGCTCACCGCCCTGGAGCCCACGCCCGGTGGCGACTCCGTCTTCGTCTGCCTGCGCGCGGAGGACGTCACCCTGGGCCCGCCCGAGGCCTCGCCCACGAGCGCGCGCAACCGCCTGCCCTGTACCGTGGTGTCGATCTCCCCCGAGGGCGCCCTCGTCCGCGTGGCGCTCGACGCGGGCTTTCCCCTGGTGGCACGGGTGACGCGTGTGTCCTGCGAGGAACTGGGACTCGCCGAGGGACGGCCCGTCACCGCCACCTTCAAGGCACCCGCCGTGCGGCTCGTGCCCCACGCCTGA
- a CDS encoding sensor histidine kinase, which yields MLRRLLPTLLALGCGLLALFWGLWSLQRIFTQEREDARAQLRTSQDALEEYATQALRLTLSRQLEGNLSAIHEAMGDPLAPGEGFYLRFRDQQFLPRLTRAAEGAQTPARHHYRALVRALATGSAEAPWRERLARLREVKSALDRHSPLAEPLSEELLRYHAEHPLPLEQELPFVVLLLEQLQRGAETPALVRALLREGLPEDFGGIERSAGLQRDLLRARGRLTALDFEFLRVHTVRVSIALGEPYEDFIARAREADAGMLVLPVDLTGPTLIGERWYLEPRDEVVRGIAVDLDAILGDLSRELRAKGHFGQDGKVWLPAPDAVLPLESLRLGVSVPQWTQAETALDQRYGLKTLLVGTCGALAVAIGVMAVLAQRGRYRYIELKSDFVATVSHELRTPLASIRLLAETLERKLSRAPPETRAYPERIIQAADGLSFLVENILSFNRIDKGRWQLRRSPVKWEELAGMLRSDLAGSVSVPFQLTSDTGEAQVDADPALLRLLLANLARNACAYNRRSPVELRLRAYPSTSPGQGVVVFFEDNGIGIPESEWENVFRDFYRLDAQGTEVHGSGLGLALCRKIMALHGGRITIENSGPQGTTFCLIFPPSPPP from the coding sequence ATGCTGCGTCGGCTCCTCCCCACCCTCCTCGCCCTTGGCTGTGGCCTGCTCGCCCTCTTCTGGGGGCTGTGGAGCCTGCAGCGCATCTTCACCCAGGAGCGCGAGGACGCCCGGGCCCAGTTGCGCACCAGCCAGGACGCGCTCGAGGAGTACGCCACCCAGGCCCTGCGCCTCACGCTCAGTCGGCAACTGGAAGGCAACCTCTCCGCCATCCATGAGGCCATGGGAGATCCGCTCGCGCCCGGCGAGGGCTTCTACCTGCGGTTTCGCGACCAGCAGTTCCTGCCCCGTCTCACCCGCGCCGCCGAGGGCGCGCAAACCCCCGCCCGGCACCACTACCGCGCCCTTGTCCGGGCGCTCGCCACGGGCTCGGCGGAGGCCCCCTGGCGCGAGCGGCTGGCACGGCTGCGCGAGGTGAAGTCCGCGCTCGATCGGCACTCCCCGCTCGCCGAGCCGCTTTCCGAGGAGCTGTTGCGCTACCACGCCGAGCATCCCCTGCCCCTGGAGCAGGAGTTGCCCTTCGTCGTCCTCCTCCTGGAACAGCTCCAGCGCGGCGCGGAGACTCCGGCCCTGGTCCGCGCGCTCTTGCGCGAGGGGCTGCCCGAGGACTTCGGCGGCATCGAGCGCTCCGCGGGCCTCCAGCGGGATCTGCTGCGCGCCCGGGGACGCCTCACCGCGCTCGACTTCGAATTCCTGCGCGTCCATACCGTGCGGGTCAGCATCGCGCTCGGCGAGCCCTACGAGGACTTCATCGCCCGCGCCCGCGAGGCGGACGCCGGCATGCTCGTGCTGCCCGTGGACCTCACCGGCCCCACCCTGATTGGCGAGCGCTGGTACCTGGAACCCCGGGACGAGGTGGTGCGCGGCATCGCGGTGGACCTCGACGCGATCCTGGGAGACCTTTCCCGCGAGTTGCGCGCGAAGGGCCACTTCGGCCAGGACGGGAAGGTGTGGCTCCCAGCCCCGGACGCCGTGCTGCCCCTGGAGTCACTGCGGCTCGGGGTGTCCGTGCCGCAATGGACCCAGGCCGAGACGGCCCTCGATCAGCGCTATGGCTTGAAGACGCTGCTGGTGGGCACCTGCGGCGCGCTGGCGGTGGCCATTGGCGTGATGGCGGTGTTGGCCCAGCGCGGCCGCTACCGCTACATCGAGCTCAAGAGCGATTTCGTGGCCACCGTGTCCCACGAGCTGCGCACGCCCCTGGCCTCCATCCGCCTGCTCGCCGAGACCCTGGAGCGCAAGCTCTCGCGGGCGCCGCCGGAGACGCGCGCCTACCCCGAGCGCATCATCCAGGCGGCCGATGGGCTGAGCTTCCTCGTGGAGAACATCCTGTCCTTCAACCGCATCGACAAGGGGCGCTGGCAACTGCGGCGCAGCCCGGTGAAGTGGGAGGAGTTGGCGGGCATGCTCCGCTCGGACCTGGCGGGCAGCGTCTCGGTGCCCTTCCAGCTCACCTCGGACACGGGCGAGGCCCAGGTCGACGCGGATCCCGCGCTCCTGCGCCTGCTGCTGGCCAACCTCGCGCGCAACGCCTGCGCCTACAACCGCCGCTCCCCCGTGGAGCTGCGCCTGCGCGCCTACCCCTCCACGTCCCCGGGGCAGGGCGTGGTGGTGTTCTTCGAGGACAACGGCATCGGCATCCCCGAGAGCGAGTGGGAGAACGTCTTTCGCGACTTCTACCGCCTGGACGCCCAGGGCACCGAGGTGCATGGCAGTGGCCTTGGACTCGCGCTGTGCCGCAAGATCATGGCCCTGCACGGGGGCCGCATCACCATCGAGAACTCCGGCCCCCAGGGCACCACCTTCTGCCTGATCTTCCCTCCCTCCCCTCCTCCATGA
- a CDS encoding Ig-like domain-containing protein: MATTTYRSVRPAVWTTWAPSVGILCLVGAHLLAAALGLYSSAPRLKVLEASPATFSPGHLQISVQVNDGPTGSGVSRVEYQLDSISGAWTPLIQQPGSMVYTGLHDTSAVPAGPHALYLRAADYTGNQRTLSVGVTVLPVEAPPAQAESGRESLDVSYRLPEQPARWDGRPRG; this comes from the coding sequence ATGGCAACCACCACTTACCGGAGTGTCAGGCCCGCGGTATGGACGACTTGGGCGCCCTCGGTGGGCATCCTGTGCCTGGTGGGCGCGCATCTGTTGGCCGCCGCGCTCGGCCTGTACTCGTCGGCGCCGCGGCTCAAGGTCCTCGAGGCCTCTCCAGCCACGTTTTCCCCCGGACATCTGCAGATCTCCGTCCAGGTGAATGACGGCCCCACGGGCTCGGGGGTGAGCCGGGTGGAATACCAGCTCGACTCCATCTCGGGTGCCTGGACGCCGCTGATCCAGCAGCCCGGGTCCATGGTCTACACGGGCCTTCATGACACCTCGGCCGTCCCGGCTGGCCCCCATGCGCTGTACCTGCGCGCGGCCGACTACACGGGCAACCAGCGCACCCTGTCCGTGGGGGTGACGGTGCTTCCCGTGGAGGCGCCGCCCGCCCAGGCGGAGTCCGGGCGCGAGAGCCTGGATGTCTCCTACCGGCTGCCCGAGCAACCGGCGCGGTGGGACGGCAGGCCCCGGGGCTGA